The window AATTGGATATTAGTGTTGCTAGAACTGAAGTGTATAGCATCGTtacaaaattaaagaaaatataacCTGAAAAATTGTAATCTAAATATTTACTCGTTTCTTTGaatatacattaaattataaaagaataaagtttgaaataaatgcattatctatattatattatcataaaaaatTAAGCCTATTTTGATGTAAACGTATGAACATTTGCTTTTGTATGATAGTTAATTAGATGTAATTAAACAGTTcatataattaaactaattcATATTAACAATACACAAAAGTTTAATTAGAAAATAGTAGCCAGGGTTGATAAAACTTGCAATGTCCTATTGGAATTTATGAATGAAATTCGTATTGGACTGCTGATATTTTTTTTGCTGGCAACTATTCGATTTTGTTTCTCTTTCGTTTAACGACTGTTTCACCTTCCCGCAGAAAATAGGGTGTCGAATCTGTCCTATAACCTCCGCTAtatttattactatttaaaGATCGAAGATGAATCTTTTATGATAATTGTGGGTCAATTCGTGTAAAGGTTTTATTAAGTGATGTTGTGTAATATCGGTTGCGTTCTTGCGGTCATTCTGTAGCGTTTGAAAAATTAAACATGGCCTCGAACCGAGGACTTCAGATCGGGTCCGCGTGGTTTCAACGGAAGCTGAACTTGAGGCCGCAGCACCGGGGCGTGCACCTCGTCACCGAGGAGATCCTCAAGCAGGTGCCCGAGTTGTCGCTCTTCGCCATCGGACTCTGCCACATCCAGAGTGAGTACCACTATACGCTAAGACGTCGCTCCTACTTCTACATTGCTGCACCCCCTCCCACTTGTCAATTTGCCCTACATTTTAATCTCGCGCGATTTTTGGTTTACAATAAAAGTAATGAAATTTGCATCAACGTCGATAACGCAGTGGTCATATGACTATAGTAGTAGGACAGTGCGTGAAATGTCAAAATGCGTAACGTATGTAAACCGGCTGACGAGAGGGCACGTTGTTTTCAGTTATGCACACTTCGGCGAGTCTCGCGTTAAATGAAAGCTGGGACCCAGACGTACGAGACGACATGGAGATGATGCTCAACAAAATCGTGCCCGAGGGACTGCCGTACCGCCACTCCTGCGAGGGCCCTGACGATATGGTAATAATCCACACTTGTCATTAAACATTTTGTTTTGATCTACCCTTCTATGCTGACAATTCAAACTTAGAACATTCTCAGAGTGTCAGCTGTTTGTTTATACCTTTTGAATTGTCACTTGTTTGCTAATTTGTGAGTCTTGAAGGTGACCCATAGCATATGCGTATGCATTGCTGTGATCTCTTATCAGCTATCAAACATAATTATAAGCAAAACCTCTGGCTTCAATTATATTGTTGATATGCTGTGATATTATCAACTTTCTTATCATTGTGACCTTGTTTATTAGTAGGCCAAATCTGATGATAAAAGGCAAAAAcaaaaccaattttttttatgaaagctCAATAGATGTGTCCTGATGAATCCTATGATACTTTAAAGATGTGTTACGAGAAATCGTAACCCAATTAATTAACCATTAAGATATTATGTCACGATACAGTTTAAACGACGATAATTTTACTGGTGATTTAACCTTACTCTTTTGCAACCGAGAGATTGAGATTTGGTTACTTAATGAATTCTAGTGACATGTGATAAAATTGTCATTTAACTGTAATCAACTCTCATCGTATCAGACCAGGTGTAAATAAGGGCTACCAGGCCACATATTTTGTCGAATAAGTGAATGTATAGAATAATTATTCATGTACAGTGTAAACTCCAATTATAAAGTCACTTGGTATAACGTGTCACTATAACGTTGAAATTGTTGCCTGTAATTGGTTTACtttgatatttaattaatttctctCTATTTAACAAAAACTCTCTATAGTGTCAAAAAACGTCCGGTCTCATTTTATTGGAATTTTAGTAACTAAAAAGAGAATGTGTTGTCCCACAGCCGGCTCATGTGAAAGCGTGCTTCTTGGGTTCCTCTCTCACAATTCCCATCACGGACGGGAAACTAAACCTGGGCACATGGCAGGGTGTATGGCTGTGTGAGCATCGGAATCACGCGGGCAGTCGAAAGGTACAAATCTTTTACATTTACTACCTCTTTTTTTTGACAGAGTAGGAATGCATTTACGCACGGAGTATGCTTTTATTTCTCACTTATGTTTGGGCGATGATAGTATAAGAACACagactaggtacctactaacttattaaaatattgaTTGAATTAGTTAATGTTACTAAGAAACCTTGCACCAAGTATTAGGCTTTCGTTCAAATTTACGTTGAGAAATCAATCTCAATTAAAATGTCATTGGCTATACTGTATTGATTATTTTTGGGCTTAGCAATTCAATACTTTATCTtgctaacaaaaaataactctaataagtattaaaaataaagtatggGAAATGATCATATGTGAAAAAAACTTGTCATTTCTGGAGTCGGAATGTGTAAATTATTAATACGTAGCTCTCACagcatttttgttttaaattagtTTTAGTTGCTTTTGTTTACTACTGTATTGTGCTGTGACTTAATGTTTCATATTTTCTTATTGAACAATAAATTATAGAGAGCATTTGATCCTTTAGAGATCCCTGAGACTGTATCTCAAATCATATGTATCTATATATCTTTGTATATCAAATGTATCTTATTTCGAGTtattatgacgaccggtctggcctagtgggtagtgaccctgcctatgaagccgatggtcccgggttcgaatcctggtaaggacatttatttgtatgatgatacagatatttgttcctgagtcatggttgttttctatatatttaagtatttatatattacatatatcgttgtctgagtatccacaacacaagccttcttgagcttaccgtggggcttagttaatttgtgtaaaatgtcctataatatttatttatttattattatttatttattatttgcgaAAAAAATCTGATAAGTCAGAAATCTTACTACCAGTGTATCAGTAATCAATATAAGGGGTAGCATGATGTCATTTGTAATCTGTTGCAATAAAATTTTGAGTTgcaagctatagttcgttttttttagcattagaaagaactccacagaagcaagcgtgcagtttttatcaggctctttaattgttaataattattgaattatctaatgtaacatggtcaatacatataatttacttcaaattattaccgctaaaagtgccagatttggaaccacaagcttacttctgcgaagttctttctaatgctaaaaaaaacggactatagctaGGTGTGTTTCTTAAGTTAGGAATCAGAGAAAATAATGAAGTTTGTATTTGCTACAAAAATATTATCTGTAAATCCGAATCGTCTGGTATGAAGATTGTAACCACTATGTTGTTATTGAAGAGTCAAGAGTGCAAATAGTGCATCACTGATATCCAAATGGTAGAAGTAGAACGCTCAAACCACATTCCACGTCAATGTTCAAGCGAGATCCGATGTAGTGTTAAcaatgtttgttttgtttgtatGATGCGAGTACAGCCTCTTATCCGCAGGTGGTGGTGACGCTGTCGGGCTGCCCCCGGGACTCGCCGCTGTCGGCCGCGTCGCCGGCGTCGTGCTCCAGTTAGGAGCGGGGGGGGGGCGCGACCCCCCACACGCACTCGCACTCGCACGAGCGCGTCTCGTCCAAGACCAGGAGGTAAACGGCGACCAGTCGTAGACGAAGAGATACGCGACAATATGTACATAAGATTAATATTTGTCCCCGGGCTCGCCGCGGCCGACGCCGCGGAGGCCCGCGCGTGTAATATAGCTTTTATAGGAATTGAATGATCTCGGCGGGCCCCGGGCAGGCCGCGGCGGCCGCCGGACGGTTTTAActaattgttgttttgttgttgcgACTTGTCGATATGTACATAGCTGGCACGGCCCGCGCCGTAGGTTCCATTGTTGAGATGGTTGATGTGGCACCCACTTTTACCGCTAATCTTACTGAGATAAGGGCGGGGACGGTTTGTATCGATTGACTTTTCACTCCTGCACTCGTTCAATATTTTCCAAGTTCACCGGGAGACACTATATTTTTTAACATGACCGCACGTTAGGCATTTTTATGAAGTCGGACACTCATTTTACTATACCAATTTTGTATGTAACGTACCGGGCCGACGCGTCGTCGTCGGTCCCGTAATGTAAGAGCTGCGGTAGGTTATCTAGTTAAGTGTGCGTCTACGATAGCTCCCTTCTCTCTCCGTGTTAGGATAGTCTATACTAGTACGTGAAACGAGTCCATAGCTTTAAATGTGTCACGCCCGTTGTATCAACGGGTCCTTCGGGGCGACAATGAGCTAACCTTCAGTACTCCTAGGTGTAGTTGTATATCATTATCTTAAGATCATGTAAGTGCCTCGGATTTATGGGGTGGTCATCTAATCGTTTGAGTCGACGTTACGTGACATCGACCGGCTTGCTCTACACTCTTGTCTTTAATTGCGAACGATTATATTTTCACTTACAATATGTACgtaataaattaaagttttatttgGCAACGTGTATAAAAGACGCATGTGTATAGTTGTATGTCTTCCTATGTAAGTTCCATCGCGGTAGAGCTCGGTAAGTGGTTGGGATCACGCCTCTGTTCCTGATTCGGTATTAGGGTATTCGGTATCACCTTATCCGGCCACGTCTATGTTACTTAAATAAGGTAATTTATACTATAAGAGGTCTGAGAATCCATTTTAGGCCTCTCACTAGAGCAGGGGTTCCCAACTTTATCTGCGTCGTACCCGTCCTGACGACGAGATTTTTTGTGCCCCCTTTAGATTTTGCGGTGGCCAAAAAACCGAGAAAATCTACGAGAATTCGTGATTGTCAAAATTCTCGGCGTCACCCGTGCCATCGCGattagggcatgctcccgggaattcccgagaCTGATTTTTCTCGAGAATTCCCGGGAACGGGCACTTTCAGCCAGTATCGGAACTGGAGACAAAATTCCCGGGAAAATATCGAAATTTCGGGAAATTTATAAATGTTATGTTATATCGATTTATGTCTAATTGCGAATTGGCTACAAGCCAAAATTAtgttgtacatatatatatgtatatatttttttttcctaatacAATACTTTGTTCAACAGAGCAATGGTATATGAGTACGTTTTCTTCGACTGGTTACATTTGTAACAGATTAAGATCCAGTTTAAGTGACAGAGTTTAGATGCGATCAGTTATTTACAGTCAGTGTCATCTGTCCAGTCCACAAAAATGGCTCGAAAAAGAGATGCTCAAACTATCGAGGAGTCGCTTTACTCACTACAGCGTAGAAAGTTTTGTCCAACGTAATGCTCTACgtagcgctttgcttctactttccttatgcgcactgccaaggaatggaattccttgccggcgtctatatttccgtgttcttataacccggcaaccttcaaatcaagagtgaacaggcaccttctgggcgagctcgctccatcgtaggccacgtctacgcctcggctattctgtggccatgagtaagcccattcataaaaaaaaaaaagaaaatgatcAAGAGGCTGGAACCATATTCTGAAAGAATCCTTGGGGATTACCAATGTGGTTTCCGCAGAAACCGCAGCACGACGGACCAGATTTCCTTGCTCAAAGAGATTATGAAGAAGAAGTGGGAGTACGCCCAAAGCGTTCACTTTTTGTTTTTGGACTTCACTAAGGCCTATGACAGCATAGATAGGGACGCTCCGTATGCCATTCTTGTAAATTTTAATATCCCTAGAAAACTAGTAGTACAGCAACAAAAGAGTGTAGGATGCGTGTCAGGGTAGGCGGTGAGCTCACCGAGGAATTCAAGGTGATGACCGGTCTAAAGCAGGGAGATGCCTTATCACCCATGCTCTTCAACTTAGCCCTTGAACATGTTATCCGAAAAGTGTTAACGTTGGACATAAGGCTGGAATTGAGCGGCAAGCACAAAGTGATAGGGTACGCGGACGACCTGGCTTTATTAGGGGAAAGCCGCGATGAAGTAGTACAGGCAGCCAGTGTCTTGGAGCGAGAGGCCCCTAGGATAGGTCACAGGATTAACCAGTCAAAAACTGAATACATGAAGCGCTACAAAAATACACGAGTTCAGCGCGGAAGTCTCCATGTTGGGAATAGGAGGAGATCAATATTCGCATCTAAAACGCCATGCGATGCAGCGCAGCCCTCCATAAAGTGTTGATGTCCAGGCTTCTCAGCAGAAATACTAAGTTAAGGATATATAAGACCGCTATCCGACCAATCCTTATGTATGGGTGCGAGGCCTGAACACTAACACAAAAAGAGGAAAGTCAGCTCCTCGTAGCGGAAAAAAAGATCtttcgcaagatcctgggacctatcaAAAGAGACAACGGCACGTGGAGGATACGGGAGAACCCCGAAATCGAGGAGTTGGTGGCTGGACCCAATATTatcggcgaaacgaaatcccacagacttcgctggttcggtcacctattaAGAATAGGAGAGGATCGGGCTACCAAGAGGGCATACCTGGGAAGACCGACTGGTGGCCGCCCGGTAGGTCGGCCCAAGTACCACTGGGGAGACAGTGTGGAAGCAGATCTGCGTCAGCTTTAAGCCGATAATTGGCAGGAAACGGTGCAGGATCGGGAAAAGTGGCGTGCtttcgtttcggaggccaagaccctCTTTGGGTTGTTGAGCCGTATTAGTTACTTAGTTAGTTGATTCTTAAAAAACGTCTGAATTTGAATATTGACATTatagataggtatattttagtCGAAATATCAACCGTTAAGTATGatttagtttaaaaactaatagaaATATTAACTAATCATTTGGTTATAATAATTTCAATCAAAATGTTAACTTTATTAATTTTCCCGAAATTTCCCGCATTCCCGGGAATTCTCGGAACTGGTCCTGACCCAATCCCGGGAAATTTGAAACCTTTCCCGAGACTGACATTGCATGCTCTAATCGCGATACGCCCCTACTGTTGGGAACTCCTGCGCTATTTAGAGCAAAGCGGTCGTAAGACTAGATAGTGTAGTGAGGATCGATTGCTTTCGAAAACGTTCCGGGAACGATCTCAGTTCTGTACATTCCGTTTCGCATTCCGCTTTACATGTCCCAACGGCGCTTGTGTGGCACAATTTTACACATGAGACTTAGTTAGgagttaataaattataaatagtaGGTTACGGTGTAAGGCACTGAGCGGCGCCGCTTAGACGTTTTGATACCGCGTGTACAAAGTTAGATGTCTCGGACATGACCGGTCTCACGGACCTTAGACTTACCTCACTTAGGCAGCTTGTACGTTCATACTCGGCCTTTTAGACTCACCATTATATTATCGACTAAACCGGTTATTTTTAAACTTGTTTATCTTAttaaagtagttttttttaatcgttaTAAACAAAGCTTTGAGCTTGTGTTATTAGTTGTAAAGGGTATCTTTATATACTTCACTTGTGCTGTTTGACGATTTCATATTTTCGCATATTCTACGGTTTTTCATGATTCGTATTCTTTGTAATACCTAAGTTTTTCTCTTTTGATAGATTCGGGGAGTGGGCTAAGGGAAGGTTAAGTgctttttaatacataattaagtaagggatgtaaatattttttgcattaaTATAATGTACAATGAGCATTAATCAGTGTACATACTGTTCACGTGTAAAAACGTTTCAAGTGCTATTCGTGTATGAGTGTTAGATAAGCCACTGCCATTGAAGATTTGCCTCTTGTAATATACTCGATTTATTTTTGTCACGAAACTATTAACGTTTAGTTTCAGCTTTGTTATAGTATcaaaaatagtaaagataataaaTATCCTAAGTAGAAGTTTTCCAATGAAGAATAGCGACTGGCTCGCGTAGTTGTAACTCTCGTTtgttttatcgttaagtgtttCTCCTCGGGACACCGTTGTTTTTGTTGTTCATTATATAGCTTATAGATTGTCCCAGTTTAGGCTGTTCAGTGACAACGAATGTGCTAGTGTTACCTTTTAAGTGGTCGCAAAATTTAGATTCCATTGTGTTCCTTTTGAGGACCTAATGTTTTGCAACCGTGTGCAATTGTGCAGTCCCTTTCATAAATGCCATTTATTTGTCCTCCTGTGTATGATGCAATGAGTGTTTcacaatttcaaatatattataAAGCGTAACAAATTCACTATAAGGGCACGAATTTTATCTAATTATTTAATCAGTATCATTAATttgataattaatatatttattgcacATAGGAAACGAGGTTGTAATcatgattaataaaataaccaaGAAGGGAGACAAATAATTTGTGTGTATATTATTTAAGATCAATTATTATATCAATATTGTATGATTGTACAGCGATCGGTCACTACTTGCTGGTATCGTGCTCACTCAGTGACGTCAGAATTCTGTCGCAATCAAATGTAATTGTATCATATTACTTgtacaatataaatatatagatcCACAATTATGAAAGAGATTAAATATTTGCAAAAGTTAAAacatgagttttatttattgctAAGTTAAATTCAGTCGTATTGCGGCATGTTTACATTAGGCCACATGTCCCAACAGTATCTAACGCTGCGTCTTAtgtaagcgaacaactcgcgaacgcgacgagacgcggcgggcccaaggcgttcgcgttcgcaacgagatcgcccacgtagaaccttctataggtatcaaaggattgattcaccccgcgccgcatcgcttggcttcgcgttcgcgttttgttcgcctacgtagtacgctgcgtaATCACTAACAGCCGGCTGCTTGCCTACTGTCAGCCTAATGTAAACATCTCCAAGGTGCTTTACAGTTTTATAAATGCTTCACAACATCACATACACAGCGAAGTTTCTTTTCATCTctatttgttagaaagagacttccgcttgtattacaggTTATATTACTATTCCTGGGGCGCATTTTATAAacctacaagttacaattttacaggtgtAAAATGGCAAAACTGACCAAAATGCCGCTCATCATACGTGTGTCAAACGCCCGTAAACTTGTAGCTTTTAAAACTGGGTTCTGGCAGGTATAAGAGCACCTTTACATTGGGTTAGTTGTTGTTAAGGCTACACTACACTATATATTTGGCATCTTCGGTGCTCACGGCGCCATCTCCGCGCTGGTGATGTTGTGGGGTCCGGGGCCGGCGTCTGTGGATGATGCAATATTTATTAgcgtaagggctcatttagacgatgcgagttttattacattgcgggttttgattggtcggttgaattgaacgtaaccaacagtccgcaatgtattaactaaaatcgcatgcgagttcgcgcgccgtctaaatcagccctgtCATAGATATTGAAatgtaatagtagtagtagt of the Cydia fagiglandana chromosome 17, ilCydFagi1.1, whole genome shotgun sequence genome contains:
- the LOC134672610 gene encoding UPF0047 protein YjbQ, which encodes MASNRGLQIGSAWFQRKLNLRPQHRGVHLVTEEILKQVPELSLFAIGLCHIQIMHTSASLALNESWDPDVRDDMEMMLNKIVPEGLPYRHSCEGPDDMPAHVKACFLGSSLTIPITDGKLNLGTWQGVWLCEHRNHAGSRKVVVTLSGCPRDSPLSAASPASCSS